In a single window of the Arachis hypogaea cultivar Tifrunner chromosome 6, arahy.Tifrunner.gnm2.J5K5, whole genome shotgun sequence genome:
- the LOC112698032 gene encoding two-component response regulator 24-like: MDSHKLTALVVDDDRMVRIIHGKMLNSVGVKNQVVQNGKEAINVHLSGQTFDLILMDLDMPIMNGIEAIKELRSMGICSTIAGVSARSMESHIQEFMEAGLDEYLEKPLNIAKLTSFIHKFYVTN; this comes from the exons ATGGATTCTCATAAACTAACGGCgcttgttgttgatgatgatagGATGGTTCGAATTATCCATGGAAAGATGTTGAACAGTGTTGGGGTGAAAAATCAAGTTGTGCAAAATGGTAAAGAAGCCATTAACGTTCATCTCTCTGGTCAAACCTTTGACCTAATTCTAATGGACCTGGATATGCCTATCATGAATGGCAtcgag GCAATAAAAGAACTTCGATCAATGGGAATTTGTAGCACCATTGCTGGTGTTTCAGCACGGTCAATGGAATCACATATTCAAGAATTTATGGAAGCAGGATTAGATGAATACTTAGAGAAGCCTCTTAATATTGCTAAGCTTACTTCATTCATTCACAAATTCTATGTTACAAATTAA